Genomic DNA from uncultured Methanospirillum sp.:
CGGTTGCGGTACTGCCGAAGATCTTTGGTCTCAGTTCTCCGAGTGCTGCCCGCTCCGGGATATCGGGCTGTATCCCCTGCACCCGCACTGCCTCGCCGTTGGCTCTGTTGATGAACGTGAAGACGTGCTTTCCATAGTCTTTTATGATGAGATTGCCCTTTCCTGCCGTACATCCGGTGACGACCTGGATTGCATCAATCCCGCATGCATCGGTCTCTGCTATTGCAACCAGTTCCTCATCGTCAGGCCGCGAGACCCCAAGAGCATTCATTGCTGCCAATGATATCTGGTACCCGATTGCCAGTCCCGGGCATAAGTGGCCGTGAAATCTCACGACCTCCTCGAATGAGGGGATCGGTGATGAAGGCATGCACATACCATCTCATCGGTGCCGATTCCTCATCTCTCTTTCGGGAGATCTAGACAGTTATCCGCCTGAAGAGAAAGACAGATACTGTAAGCACAACGCAAAGGGCAACAGAAAGGCCACCTATCTGCAGCAATGGGAAGGCTCCTACCTCTGCACCCCTGATCCCGTCGATCGCAAAACTGAGCGGGTTGAGATGTGCAGGGATACTGAGCCAGGAGGGCATCTTGTCATAGGGCATCAGGGCACTTGAGGTGAAGAAGAGGGGCATGCTGATCATCGAGTTGACTGCTGCATAACTGTCGTGATCCCCGAGGTAGAGTGCAATCGTGCTGGCGAGGCAGGAGAAGAGCATTCCGAGGAGGAAGAGGAGCAGGTACGTCTGTGCAAGCCCGGCCGGGGAGAGCGGTTTTGCACCGAGGATGATCGCAAGGATCAGGATGATCGTCGCCTGTACAAGACCCCTGAAGGTGACAAAGAAGATCTTTCCCAGAAGCAGGGTCTCTCTCGGAGCAGGAAGAGCAAGGAACTTGTTGAAGTACCCGAGGATCTTGTCAAAGAGGATGAGGGCTCCACCCTGCAGCGATGTCATGTACACGGTCATGACCAGGATACCTGGGGTGATGAACTCCAGATAATTGTCTGTAAACCTGATTGGCAGGGCAAGACCGACAAAGATGAGCCAGGCAGCAGGCATCACCAGGGATGAGACAACTGATGCCCTGCTCCGGGTCCAGCGGATCAGGTCACGCCAGAAGTAGTATGCGATCTGCTTCATCACCGTCTCCTGAGCATGGTTCTGAACTTTCGTTCGTCAAACCCTTCAGGCTCTTTCCGTGTTGTGATCCGCTGGAGAAAAACATCATCGAGTGTCGCAGAGCGGAGTGAGACACCCCCGATGGTGTTTCCTGCTTTCTCAAGCAGATCCTTGAGTTGGGGGAGAGCAACCAAACCATCTTCGGTTGCAAACATCCAGACCTCGCCGTCCCTGCCAAGGGGGGTGAAAAAATCTCCTGAAATCGGGTGATACGTTCCGGAAATTCTGACCAAGATGACATCTGGTGCTGACTGATGCCTGAGTGCAGCGGGTGTGTCTACCGCTACCAGCCGTCCCTGATCGATGATGCCAACCCTGTCACATGCATGGTCGGCCTCATCCATGTAATGGGTTGTGACAAAGACCGTCATACCGTCCCTGCGGAGCCGGGTGATATGCTCCCAGATGTTCCTTCGTGCAGAGACATCGAGACCAATGGTCGGCTCGTCCAGAAAGAGCACATCAGGTTCGTGTACAAGTGCCTGGGCGAGTTCAAGCCTCCGTCTCATCCCGCCCGAGTAGGTCCTGACCAGATCATCAGCCCGGTCGGTCAGGTTCAGGATTCCCAGCACCTCATCGACCCGATCATGAGGCCTTGGAACGCCATACATCTTTGCAAAGAACCAGACATTCTCCCTGCCTGTGAGTTTAATATCGACTGCCATCTCCTGGGGAACATACGATATATGTTTCCTGACCTGCATGGGCTCTGTAATACAGGAGTGACCGTGAATAGATGCGGTTCCTGATGTCGGCCGCAGGAGGGTTGTAAGCATCAGAACCGTTGTTGTTTTTCCTGACCCGTTCGGGCCGAGCAGGCCAAATATTTCGGTACCGATGGAGAGATTCAGGTTATCGACAGCACAGAGATCACCAAAACTCCGTGAGAGCCCTTCGATCTCTATTACCGGTCTCATGCTCATATATGTGCAGTCTCCGCATATCTGATCCGGTGATCAGCCATTACTTGCCGGGTCTCTCCTGGTTTATGAGAACTGCCAAGTTTTTCTGGGATCTGGAATACCTGTCCTGATTCAGAAGTGAGTGATCATCAGGAGGCCTGCCAGGATCCCGAGGTATCCGAGTACAGGTGAGAGTGAGATGAACCTGATCGGCTCTGCCTCTTCCAGTGTGGGAAATACTCCGCTGTAACACCGGCAGTCCATGGCATGAATCAGATCCTCGCCTGCGTTCCAACTTGAGATGAAAAGGGTTCCGCAGAGCATGGAGAAGGAGCGGACAGACTCTACTGGTCTTCGGTACCCGAGACGCATCACCTGGGAAAGCCAGATCTCTGCTGCCAGATCATAAATGATGAAGATGTACCGGTAGATGATCATCATCAGGTCGATCAGTTCCACCGGGACTCGTGCTTTTTTCATACAGCTGAAGAGGTCGGTCATCGGGGTTGTCAGAATCAGGAAGAAGAGAGAGATCGAGCATCCGAACACCCGGGAGAGGATCAGGACCGCCTGGTGTATGCCGCCCTCTGAGATGGTAAGAAGGACTCCCGGCATAGGGCTGAAACTCCAGATCGTTTCACCTCCGCCGGTCAGAAACAGGAGGATTGCCACGCTGATGCCAGTGAATACGGCAGGACCTGCCAGGAGTTTTCCATAGAACGACGGGGATATTTGTGCAGGAAAAATGAGAACAAGGCTGAGAACAACCCCTGAGAAGATAGGCACCAGCGGTGTCTGTGATATCAGGCAGAGTATGAGGGAGCCAAGGGCAAGGAGGAGTTTTGTCGCAGGGTTGATGTGCCTGAATGCACTCTCCTGCGCCACACTATCGAGTAAGTTCTCAAGCATAGTCAGGGGTCCTGTCTGGTTCTTCTCTGCCCTATCCAGTATCCGATGATCAGGCCAAGGATGATCCCGCCACCAGCGGCCTGAAGTGCAAAGAGTGTCGCTTCAATCTCTCCGCTGGGAGGTGTATACTGGGGGATCAAAGGGGAGAACGATTCAACAGGCCTTCCGGTAAGTTCTGCGATCTTCTCTGATCCGAGATCGTCTGATCCCCTGAACGTATGTTCCCCATCTGAACTCACGGCCAGGAAGAGCATGATGAACCCAAGTACAGCCAGCAGAGTTATGATCTCAAGTTTGTGGTCTCTGATCAGTCCTCCCCTTTGGGTGGTCAGCTCAGTTTCCTGTACATTCTCCTTCACCATGAAATCCCGGATCTTGTATCTACAAAACGGCAAAAAATTCTGATCTAATTCTATTTATATTGATCAAACCTCTGTCTTCTGCACTAACGGATCTTTCCCTCCCAGTTCTGCAGGTATGTCCTCCCCCGAGGAGTGATCTGATAGATTCGCCTGTCTAGGGAACTCGTCTTTTCCTGGTCGCTGGTACAACAGGCACAGGAACACCGTGCAGGCTGCTCACTCCCACTTTCAGGAATGACCTCAGTGATGTATCGCTGGTTTATCATCCCCATCATAACGCCGATGAGCGTTGAGGGTGCAAGACCGGTCTTGCGTGATATGTGCCGAGCCGTCACCGCATCTCCTGTTTTAGCCATCGCTTCAAGAACCTGCCTGACCACATCCATATACACTCATCAGCATGAAGAGTGATGAGCGTTCACCTGAACCTGGATTTCTGATCTTCTGCACCTGGCACCATACCCACAACGAGAAGAACTGGTTACCCTGATATTTCAGCAGAACCGGTTCAGATTTTCTGAAAATTTTACGTAACCGGAAAGGAGATATTTCTACCTTTCAGTACATGTATGAAGAGCCTATGAAGCAGGAACGAATCTTCGGAATACTTCTCATCCTTCTTGTCACCGGGGCAGCCATGTTTGCGGGCTGTACGTCCCAGGGGCATGAAAAATCAGTCTCTGCTCCTCCTGCAACAATCCAGGCAGAGAAGACAGTTGTTCCGGAGCTCACACCATCTCTTCATTCTGAAAATATATCAAATACTGTCGGGAATCTCTCCGGTTCTCTGGGTATCGAAGGAGAACCCACTCCAACTGCTGGAAATATAACCTATAATGAGGGTGGCGTCATATTCTCCTATCCTGATCGGTTCAGGCAGATAAGCAACTCATCACTGGAGAAGATGCGGGCCGTAGCAGGACAGGGAGGTATCAACCTCCTGACAATCCTGACCGCAGCTGACAGTAAAGACTCGATCCAGGTCACCTGGCAGAATACAGATGCGACCATCGAAGGGTTATACAACGAGAAGATGGCCATCTCCCACGAAATTGCTGTCAATGGATCGGCGAATATCAAGACCATGACCTTTGTCAGGTTTGATGTTGAGGGGGTAAAATTTGAGGATGGTACCGGTGTGGTCAAGGTCACGGCCGAGAACTCAGATAAGGGAACCTCTGTCACATACCTGTTCTGCAGGCCCGGTATGGTCTATAACATCAACTTTGTCTATGACAGGTATGAGCGGGCAGAGGAGCAGACATCGGTACGGGATGCAATACTCTCCACTGTCCGTGTGAAGTAACAGTTCAACAACTAACTGATGACTGCTTCCCTCCTTTTTCCTCTCATGAGTGCCCTGGCTTCTGATCTTCCGCATAATCCGGATTTTTATCCCTGTCAGTCACACGTACCGTATGAGAGTTGAGCAGATCGCAGAGCGGGGGCGTCTTCTGACCTTTGATGATGGTATCTCTCTGTACCTGATCACTGGCACCCATGTTCATCTGCTCTGTGACACTCATCTCGGTCCGGTCTCCATGAACGAGGTCTGTGAGATCCTGCCAATTAGTCCTGCATGCCACAGGCTACTCATCTTCAACTCGCACTCCGACTGGGATCACATCTGGGGAAACTCCGTATTCAAGGACCACCTCATCATCGGTCATGAGTCCTGTCATCAGCGGATGCTGCAGCGGGGTACATTTGATCTGGCGCAAAATGCCACACAAATGAGGGGAGATGTTGTGCTCACACCTCCGAACCTGACCTTTTCAGATCGGCTCACTCTCGAGGATGAGGGGATCGTGTTCAGTTATGCCCCCGGGCATACCGTTGATTCGTCGGTATGTTATGATACGGTCGACAAGGTTCTCTACCTCGGCGACCTTGTTGAGGATCCGATCCCCTATCTCGATGCCTATGATCTTGATCAATACATCGATACACTCACATCGCTCCTTGAGCATCAGGCAAGGATCCTGGTCTCTGCCCATTCAGGTCTGGTAACAAGGGATCTGATCAGGAAGAATATCGCATACATCAGGGCGATAAGAGATGGTGTTCCAGTGGATCCTGTCAGGTTCGGATCATACGGACCGGTTCACCGGTGGAACCTGAATATGCGAATCGTGCATCAGGTTGCACGGCAGCTGGATTCAGAGAGGAGCATGTCACTTCTACTGCTTCTGGAACTGGCTGGTGATCTTCATGAGCAGGATCCGGAACAGTTCAGATCCTACCTTGTGGAAATTGTAAACCGATCGATTTAATTGCAGTATTTTCTCATATAACCCTACTCGCAATTTTGAAAACCTCTGTCTTATCTGGAGAGGATCCTGGAAGTGATGGTACCTGTGCTGCATACTAGCAGGCAGAGTCCGCATCCGTCGCATCGTGACTCGTCAACAGTCAGGCCATCAGGTTTTAATATGAGTGCATCATACCCTCCATCCTTGCAGGCAGTGATACATCGCCCGCATCGTGAACAGACTCCGGGTTCAGGAGGAACGGGCTGTATTCTGATGGTTCTGCTGATCACCTGATGGGGCTCTATCCTGCTGAGAGCTGCCCCACGGATATCATCCGGTGAATTGTATCCTTTCTGGGTCAGGTACTCTGCCATCCCTCTGTTCATGGCCCTGATTATACCATATCCATTCCACATCACTGCAGTACAGACCTGCACTGCTGAAGCACCGAGGAGAATGTATTCAACTGCATCCTGCCATCTGCCGATCCCTCCGATCCCCATGATCGGCAGGGAAACAGTACGGGCTATCTCTGATACCATCTTCAGCCCGATCGGTCTGATTGCAGGTCCTGAGTATCCACCTGCTGTGGAAGATCCATTGATTGATGGTACCGGTGTCAAGGTCTCAAGGTCTATGCCAAGGATGCACTGAACTGTGTTGATCGCAGATATCCCATCCGCTCCTCCCTCCGCAGCTGCCCTTGCTGAAGTGCAGATATCTGTGATGTTTGGTGTGAGCTTGACATACACCGGAATCCCGACAACCTCTGATACAATCCGGGTCAGGTTCCTGACCATGTCCGGGTTTTGTCCTATCGCTGCCCCGACTCCTGCCTCCGGCATCCCGTGTGGGCAGGAGACGTTCAGTTCTATGGCGTCACATCCTGCATTTTCTACCCGCACAGCAAGATCCTGCCACGTTGCAGGATCAGTATCCCCCATGATGCTTGCTATGAGCAGATTCTCTGGAAAGTCCTGCTTGATACTTCTGATCTCGCTCTCCCAGTAGGAGACCGTTCGCTTGCTGAGCAGTTCCACATTCTCAAACCCGAGAAGTTCTCCTTTTGGTCCCTTCCAAGCAGCAAAGCGTGGCGAGAGATCCCTGATCTCCATTCCGTCAGGATGAATGGTCTTGATGACTGCTCCTCCCCATCCTGCCTGAAAAGATCTCCTGATCATTTCGCCTGAAGCTGTAGGCGGACCTGATGCCAGGATAAACGGGTTTGGCAGGGTGAGTGATCCGAGTCTTGTCTGTAGAATCCCGGGCATGGTCATGATCTGATCTCGCTCTCTTCCCCGGTTATTATTTCCGTTTTGTGTCAGGCAGACGCCCCAGGTTTTTCTATGACAGGCTCAATCCTGCACACTTATCTTCCCTGGCGTCGCTCTTCTGGTACGGATTATGACTGATACTATTCTGATACGCACGATGAGACCTGATGAGATCCACATCCCCATTACCTGGGCCAGAGAGCAGGGGTGGAATCCTGGAATCCATGATGCTATTGCTCATTACGCCGTGGATCCGGAAGGGTGGTTCTGTGCTGAAAAGGATGGTGAGATTATCGGTGTTGTGGTCGGAACGAATTATGACTCTTCCTTCTCGTTCGGAGGGTTCTACATCGTTAAAGAACCATACCAGGATCACGGAGTCGGCTGGAAACTCTGCGAGCGTATGTATGAGCATGTCGGTGACCGCAACTTCGGTATCGATGGTGTATATGAGATGCAGGACAAGTATGCCTCCCGGAATGGGCTGAAGTTTGCGTACCGGAACATCAGGTGGCAGGGCACAGCATCCGGGAAGGAGTCATCCCGCCTTGTGTCTGCTGAAGATGTCCCGTTTGATCTCCTCTTTGCCTATGACACTGCTCACTTTCCTGCCGAACGCCGGTCGTTTCTCGAGCACTGGATACGCCAGCCTGAAGGTTCAGCCCTTGCCCTGATGGACGGGGGGCGGGTCACCGGGTACGGGGTTATCAGAAGGTGTTTTGACGGATACAAGATCGGTCCGATATTTGCAGATTCTCCGGCGATTGCAGAAGAATTATTTGATGGTCTCACTGCCCCGGTTCCTGGTGAAACCATATTCTTTGACACCCCGGAGCCGAACAGAGAAGCAGTCAGGATGGCAGAGAGCAGGAAGATGGTTGAGGTCTTCGGGACAGCCAGGATGTACTCGAAGCATCTGCCATCCCTTCCCCTAAACGAGATATTCGGGGTGACAACCTTTGAGTTAGGGTAAGCGTTTCTGTCTGCTCTGCCTGCACTGCATCTGGTGGGTTCGTGTTAATTGAACCTGCCTCTGCATTCATGAAGGAAGAATATTATCCTGACCTGATCAAGAGTAGGCTGTTTGATTAGCACCGGAGGATATGTGGATCTCATCCCAGTCTTATCTGTTACCACCCGACACTGGTTTGAGAATATCAGTATCCTGATAATGCTCATTCTACTCTATAATTTTATTCCCTCCCGGATTTACCGTAATAAAACTGTAACTTTTTCTCTCTTGGTCGGTGTGTTATTCAGCGTTGCGGCAGCGATGGGGATCCTTGTTCCCTGGACCGGCACGACTCATCCGGTGATCGGATTGAATGGTGTTCTCATTCCCCTTGCCGGATACGTGGGTGGACCGATCTCTGCAGGCATCATCACCGGTTTCCTCATCATCTACAGGATTCTGTTTGAAGGCGGCATGAGTTACACCCCGGATCTCGTCATCGCCATCATCGCAGCCATCTTCGGGTGCCTCTTCTATGAATCACGTAGAAGGAAGATCATAAGCCTCCCCCCGGTTCTGGAGATATTCATATTGGCCCTGCTTTTTGCAGGGATTACCGTCTCTGTACTCACCCTGTTTCCCCAGGCCGGGGATCACCCTGATGGCCCTCTTTATCTGGGTGATACCGGGATTGTCATCTTCTTCGGGCTCTTTCTTCTTGGATTCACAATCGTCCAGATCGATAGAAAGAGGGCAAATGAAGAGAACCTGATCAGGTATCAGGAGCACCTGGAGAGCATGGTTCAGGATCGGACAGCCGAACTGACCGAGATCAATGCATTCACCCAGGCAACCATAGACTCTACTGCTGATGGCATTGTGGTCATCGATCTTACCGGAAAGGTCAAGGGATACAACCGTACTGCGAGAGAGATGCTTGATATCAGGTCTCCAGCCGAAACGAAAGAGGTTGATCTCGATATCATCCGTCTTATCCACTATCACCTGGTTGAACCTGATTCTTTCGAAGATTCTCTCTTTCAGACACCCTCTGGAGACGACAGTGTAATCACAACCGAACTCACATCCCGTTCTGGAAATATCTATGATCTCTCCATTACCCCATACCAGGTACATGGGGAGGTGAAGGGCAGGGTTCTTAATTTTCATGATATCACTGAAAAGAAGCACGGCGAAGAGATGCTCATCAGTATGAATCAAAAACTGCATCTTCTCTCCGGGATCTCGAGGCATGACATTCTGAACCAGATCTCTGCCCTGAAACTGTATGTGTACCTTCTCCAGCATGATCCTGCAGAATCAGAGGTGCCTGAGTACTTTAACCGGATGAACCGGACCCTGAAGTTGATGCAGCAACATACCGAATCATCAGGAGAGTATGAAGATCTCGGCATTCACCAGCCGTCATGGCAGAACCCCGGTGCAGTATTTCTGAAGGCAGCAACTTCGTTTACAATGCAGGGGATCAGGTTTTCTGCATCTGATATCAGGTACGAGATCCTCTCTGATCCCCTTCTGGAGCGGGTCTTCTACAACCTCATCGACAATTCAATCCGGCATGGTGGTAAGGTTACAACCATCACCCTCTCAACAGAGTGCAATGATGGTGTTCTGCTCCTTATCTACAAGGACGACGGGGTGGGAATTGATCCTGGGGAGAAAGAGGTCATATTTACAAAAGGTTTCGGAAGGCATACCGGTTTTGGCATGTTCCTGATCCAGGAGATCCTATCGATCACACAGATAGCGATATGTGAAAACGGGGTCCCGGGATTAGGGGTGAGGTTTGAGATGAATGTTCCTTCCCATTCCTTCAGACAGGTTCAGGACACGGAAAAAGAGAAGTCTGGTTAGTAGTTCTCGCACCAGAGTTCGAAGTAACTGATCGGGTGAGAGCAGACCGGACAGGTCTGTGGTGCATTTTTATCGCAGTGCACATATCCACAGTTCCGACATTTCCACCTGACTTCTTCCTCCCTGCTGAAGACCGTGCATTTCTCCACACTTGAGAGAAGCCTTCGGTACCGCCTCTCGTGATCTGCTTCGACCTTTGCTATCTCTCTGAATATTTGAGCGATCTGTACGAACCCCTCCTTCTCCGCAGTCTCGGCAGCTTCGGGATACAAGGTGCCCCATTCATGCTGTTCTCCG
This window encodes:
- a CDS encoding energy-coupling factor ABC transporter substrate-binding protein encodes the protein MVKENVQETELTTQRGGLIRDHKLEIITLLAVLGFIMLFLAVSSDGEHTFRGSDDLGSEKIAELTGRPVESFSPLIPQYTPPSGEIEATLFALQAAGGGIILGLIIGYWIGQRRTRQDP
- a CDS encoding GNAT family N-acetyltransferase, yielding MTDTILIRTMRPDEIHIPITWAREQGWNPGIHDAIAHYAVDPEGWFCAEKDGEIIGVVVGTNYDSSFSFGGFYIVKEPYQDHGVGWKLCERMYEHVGDRNFGIDGVYEMQDKYASRNGLKFAYRNIRWQGTASGKESSRLVSAEDVPFDLLFAYDTAHFPAERRSFLEHWIRQPEGSALALMDGGRVTGYGVIRRCFDGYKIGPIFADSPAIAEELFDGLTAPVPGETIFFDTPEPNREAVRMAESRKMVEVFGTARMYSKHLPSLPLNEIFGVTTFELG
- a CDS encoding FmdE family protein, whose product is MPSSPIPSFEEVVRFHGHLCPGLAIGYQISLAAMNALGVSRPDDEELVAIAETDACGIDAIQVVTGCTAGKGNLIIKDYGKHVFTFINRANGEAVRVQGIQPDIPERAALGELRPKIFGSTATEEEQRAYHTLTHTVVKKILEFRPEEVTTVEKVSVELPGAAKIFSSIPCGCCGEMVADAKTREYDGKKICIPCYLKKTA
- a CDS encoding MBL fold metallo-hydrolase yields the protein MRVEQIAERGRLLTFDDGISLYLITGTHVHLLCDTHLGPVSMNEVCEILPISPACHRLLIFNSHSDWDHIWGNSVFKDHLIIGHESCHQRMLQRGTFDLAQNATQMRGDVVLTPPNLTFSDRLTLEDEGIVFSYAPGHTVDSSVCYDTVDKVLYLGDLVEDPIPYLDAYDLDQYIDTLTSLLEHQARILVSAHSGLVTRDLIRKNIAYIRAIRDGVPVDPVRFGSYGPVHRWNLNMRIVHQVARQLDSERSMSLLLLLELAGDLHEQDPEQFRSYLVEIVNRSI
- a CDS encoding rubrerythrin; the protein is MELKGSQTEKNLLASFAGESQARTRYTFFASVAKKEGYEQISSLFMETAENEKEHAKLFFKALPGGEAEITASYPSGKIGTTAENLKAAADGEQHEWGTLYPEAAETAEKEGFVQIAQIFREIAKVEADHERRYRRLLSSVEKCTVFSREEEVRWKCRNCGYVHCDKNAPQTCPVCSHPISYFELWCENY
- a CDS encoding ATP-binding protein, yielding MDLIPVLSVTTRHWFENISILIMLILLYNFIPSRIYRNKTVTFSLLVGVLFSVAAAMGILVPWTGTTHPVIGLNGVLIPLAGYVGGPISAGIITGFLIIYRILFEGGMSYTPDLVIAIIAAIFGCLFYESRRRKIISLPPVLEIFILALLFAGITVSVLTLFPQAGDHPDGPLYLGDTGIVIFFGLFLLGFTIVQIDRKRANEENLIRYQEHLESMVQDRTAELTEINAFTQATIDSTADGIVVIDLTGKVKGYNRTAREMLDIRSPAETKEVDLDIIRLIHYHLVEPDSFEDSLFQTPSGDDSVITTELTSRSGNIYDLSITPYQVHGEVKGRVLNFHDITEKKHGEEMLISMNQKLHLLSGISRHDILNQISALKLYVYLLQHDPAESEVPEYFNRMNRTLKLMQQHTESSGEYEDLGIHQPSWQNPGAVFLKAATSFTMQGIRFSASDIRYEILSDPLLERVFYNLIDNSIRHGGKVTTITLSTECNDGVLLLIYKDDGVGIDPGEKEVIFTKGFGRHTGFGMFLIQEILSITQIAICENGVPGLGVRFEMNVPSHSFRQVQDTEKEKSG
- a CDS encoding ABC transporter permease; this translates as MKQIAYYFWRDLIRWTRSRASVVSSLVMPAAWLIFVGLALPIRFTDNYLEFITPGILVMTVYMTSLQGGALILFDKILGYFNKFLALPAPRETLLLGKIFFVTFRGLVQATIILILAIILGAKPLSPAGLAQTYLLLFLLGMLFSCLASTIALYLGDHDSYAAVNSMISMPLFFTSSALMPYDKMPSWLSIPAHLNPLSFAIDGIRGAEVGAFPLLQIGGLSVALCVVLTVSVFLFRRITV
- the preA gene encoding NAD-dependent dihydropyrimidine dehydrogenase subunit PreA, coding for MPGILQTRLGSLTLPNPFILASGPPTASGEMIRRSFQAGWGGAVIKTIHPDGMEIRDLSPRFAAWKGPKGELLGFENVELLSKRTVSYWESEIRSIKQDFPENLLIASIMGDTDPATWQDLAVRVENAGCDAIELNVSCPHGMPEAGVGAAIGQNPDMVRNLTRIVSEVVGIPVYVKLTPNITDICTSARAAAEGGADGISAINTVQCILGIDLETLTPVPSINGSSTAGGYSGPAIRPIGLKMVSEIARTVSLPIMGIGGIGRWQDAVEYILLGASAVQVCTAVMWNGYGIIRAMNRGMAEYLTQKGYNSPDDIRGAALSRIEPHQVISRTIRIQPVPPEPGVCSRCGRCITACKDGGYDALILKPDGLTVDESRCDGCGLCLLVCSTGTITSRILSR
- a CDS encoding ATP-binding cassette domain-containing protein encodes the protein MRPVIEIEGLSRSFGDLCAVDNLNLSIGTEIFGLLGPNGSGKTTTVLMLTTLLRPTSGTASIHGHSCITEPMQVRKHISYVPQEMAVDIKLTGRENVWFFAKMYGVPRPHDRVDEVLGILNLTDRADDLVRTYSGGMRRRLELAQALVHEPDVLFLDEPTIGLDVSARRNIWEHITRLRRDGMTVFVTTHYMDEADHACDRVGIIDQGRLVAVDTPAALRHQSAPDVILVRISGTYHPISGDFFTPLGRDGEVWMFATEDGLVALPQLKDLLEKAGNTIGGVSLRSATLDDVFLQRITTRKEPEGFDERKFRTMLRRR
- the cbiQ gene encoding cobalt ECF transporter T component CbiQ, which translates into the protein MLENLLDSVAQESAFRHINPATKLLLALGSLILCLISQTPLVPIFSGVVLSLVLIFPAQISPSFYGKLLAGPAVFTGISVAILLFLTGGGETIWSFSPMPGVLLTISEGGIHQAVLILSRVFGCSISLFFLILTTPMTDLFSCMKKARVPVELIDLMMIIYRYIFIIYDLAAEIWLSQVMRLGYRRPVESVRSFSMLCGTLFISSWNAGEDLIHAMDCRCYSGVFPTLEEAEPIRFISLSPVLGYLGILAGLLMITHF
- a CDS encoding helix-turn-helix domain-containing protein, coding for MDVVRQVLEAMAKTGDAVTARHISRKTGLAPSTLIGVMMGMINQRYITEVIPESGSEQPARCSCACCTSDQEKTSSLDRRIYQITPRGRTYLQNWEGKIR